One Panicum virgatum strain AP13 chromosome 9K, P.virgatum_v5, whole genome shotgun sequence genomic region harbors:
- the LOC120652917 gene encoding josephin-like protein, which translates to MEPGAKSEAKQGEAGSGAAGGGGGSSGSKVYHERQRLQFCLLHALNNLMQEKECFTRAELDRIAGNLVLSDPNKDQWTPLSFIFRPHHNVLTGNYDVNVLITALEARKKKVVWHDRRKGASSIDLDGEALVGLMINLPIRRFGGLWTGRHWVAIRSIDGVWFNLDSDLSEPKKFKDKENVIAFLDSSLNQGGELMVVLQDE; encoded by the exons ATGGAGCCGGGAGCCAAATCAGAAGCGAAGCAAGGTGAGGCGGGATCcggcgcggcgggaggcggcggcggcagcagcggcagcaaggTGTATCACGAGAGGCAGAGGCTGCAGTTCTGCCTGCTCCACGCCCTAAACAACCTGATGCAG GAAAAGGAATGTTTTACCCGAGCTGAGTTGGACAGGATTGCTGGAAATCTTGTTCTTAGTGATCCAAACAAGGACCAATGGACTCCTCTATCTTTCATTTTTAGACCTCACCACAATGTGCTAACTGGGAACTATGATGTAAATGTTCTCATTACGGCGTTAGAAGCTAGAAAAAAGAAGGTGGTTTGGCATGATCGTCGAAAAGGGGCATCATCAATCGATTTGGATGGAGAAGCGTTGGTGGGTCTTATGATCAATTTGCCAATCAGGAGGTTCGGTGGCCTCTGGACTGGCAGGCATTGGGTAGCGATTCGAAGCATTGATGGTGTCTGGTTTAATTTGGATAGTGATCTTTCTGAACCTAAGAAGTTTAAGGACAAAGAAAATGTGATTGCATTCCTTGATAGCTCACTTAATCAAGGTGGAGAACTCATGGTTGTGCTGCAAGATGAATAA
- the LOC120652916 gene encoding sulfoquinovosyl transferase SQD2-like, translated as MAQAEEAHAPLLQAEEADAEWSSRPRRIALFVEPSPFAYISGYKNRFQNFIKHLREMGDEVLVVTTHKGAPEEFYGAKVIGSWSFPCPLYQNVPLSLALSPRIFSEVNKFKPDIIHATSPGIMVIGALAIAKMVSVPMVMSYHTHLPAYIPRYNLNWLLEPTWSFIRCLHRAADLTLVPSVAIAEDFETAKVVPANRIRLWNKGVDSESFHTKYRRHEMRVRLSGGEPEKPLIIHVGRFGREKNLDFLKRVMERIPGARIAFVGDGPYRAELEKMFTGMPAVFTGMLQGEELSQAYASADVFAMPSESETLGQVVLESMASGVPVVAARAGGIPDIIPKDKEGKTSFLFTPGDLDECVRKIEQLLKSKDLRESVGKAAREEMEKCDWGAASRKIRNEHYSSAMSYWRKKMGKT; from the exons ATGGCGCAGGCCGAGGAGGCGCACGCGCCGCTGCTGCAGGCCGAGGAGGCGGACGCCGAGTGGAGCTCCAGGCCGCGCCGCATTGCTCTCTTCGTCGAGCCGTCGCCCTTCGC CTACATCTCGGGGTACAAGAACCGGTTCCAGAACTTCATCAAGCATCTACGAGAGATGGGTGATGAG GTGTTGGTAGTAACTACACACAAGGGAGCTCCCGAGGAGTTCTATGGAGCAAAGGTCATTGGTTCGTGGAG CTTTCCATGCCCATTGTACCAAAATGTTCCACTTTCGCTGGCACTGAGTCCTAGAATATTTTCTGAGGTGAATAAGTTTAAGCCGGATATAATTCATGCTACTTCACCTGGAATCATG GTTATTGGTGCTCTTGCTATAGCAAAGATGGTATCAGTTCCAATGGTGATGTCTTATCACACACATCTTCCAGC GTACATACCGAGATACAATTTAAATTGGTTACTTGAGCCCACATGGAGTTTTATAA GATGCCTCCACAGAGCTGCAGATCTCACTCTAGTTCCTTCAGTAGCTATTGCCGAAGACTTCGAAACTGCTAAAGTAGTACCAG CAAACAGAATACGGCTTTGGAACAAGGGCGTTGATTCCGAAAGCTTTCATACTAAATATCGGAGGCATGAAATGCGCGTCAGATTGAG TGGTGGTGAGCCAGAAAAACCATTGATAATACATGTGGGCCGTTTTGGACGAGAGAAAAATCTGGATTTTCTGAAAAG GGTTATGGAGAGGATCCCTGGAGCAAGAATTGCTTTTGTTGGAGATGGACCATACAG GGCTGAGCTGGAAAAAATGTTCACAGGCATGCCAGCAGTTTTCACTGGAATGCTCCAAGGTGAGGAGCTCTCACAAGCCTACGCCAGTGCAGATGTATTTGCAATGCCTTCAGAGTCTGAGACTCTCGGGCAAGTAGTTCTGGAGTCCATGGCTTCTGGAGTCCCAGTTGTTGCTGCTCGTGCTGGAGGAATACCCGATATAATACCAAAGGACAAGGAGGGCAAGACTAGCTTCTTGTTTACACCTGGAGATCTTGATGAGTGTGTGAGGAAGATAGAGCAGCTCCTTAAGTCAAAAGATCTTAGAGAATCTGTTGGAAAGGCTGCCAGGGAAGAGATGGAGAAGTGTGACTGGGGAGCAGCCTCGAGGAAAATCCGCAACGAGCACTACAGCTCTGCAATGTCATACTGGCGGAAGAAGATGGGCAAAACTTGA